The following coding sequences are from one Triticum aestivum cultivar Chinese Spring chromosome 5A, IWGSC CS RefSeq v2.1, whole genome shotgun sequence window:
- the LOC123101179 gene encoding putative flavin-containing monooxygenase 2, which translates to MRSNIDIMNGCLFEASINTNLFTLPSHDSFHTDAPSRIRLFPSNYTRIFFQLLFLAQIFLTIKAPALPYLPTNLVPLSQVGFRSRVVAVEYVDAEPEGAADRWERWNGNGEAFGDGSSVWRLTMGHRGAGEQEPETEEVHESDFLILCIGSFSGVPNIPAVSPGPEAFRGRVLHCMELSHMADEDAAALVKGKRITVVGSGKSAFEIAAECADANGAGTPCTMLCQNPHWLLPSGTST; encoded by the coding sequence CTTCCATAAACACCAATCTTTTCACCCTCCCCTCCCACGATTCTTTCCATACAGATGCTCCCTCCCGCATTCGTTTATTTCCTTCCAATTATACCAGGATTTTTTTCCAGCTTCTGTTCCTCGCTCAAATTTTCCTCACGATCAAGGCCCCTGCCCTTCCTTATCTACCCACAAATCTCGTGCCCCTCTCCCAGGTCGGGTTCCGGAGCCGGGTCGTCGCCGTGGAGTACGTCGATGCGGAGCCGGAGGGCGCGGCGGACCGGTGGGAGAGGTGGAACGGCAACGGCGAGGCCTTCGGCGACGGGTCGAGCGTGTGGCGCCTCACTATGGGCCACCGCGGCGCCGGCGAGCAGGAGCCGGAGACGGAGGAGGTGCATGAGTCCGACTTCCTGATCCTCTGCATCGGCAGTTTCAGCGGCGTGCCCAACATCCCAGCGGTGTCCCCAGGCCCGGAGGCGTTCCGCGGGCGGGTGCTCCACTGCATGGAGCTCTCCCACATGGCCGACGAGGACGCCGCCGCGCTGGTTAAGGGGAAGCGCATCACCGTCGTGGGGTCCGGCAAGTCGGCCTTCGAGATCGCCGCCGAGTGCGCCGATGCCAATGGCGCGGGAACGCCGTGCACGATGCTGTGCCAGAACCCTCATTGGCTGCTACCATCGGGTACATCTACATGA